One Dysidea avara chromosome 8, odDysAvar1.4, whole genome shotgun sequence genomic window, CAACCTTTTCACCCATACAAGGACCAGCAATGCTTAAAAGAGAGCTAAGCATCAATTATATTGAAACATAATTTGTATCATCCTATGAATCTAGTAAATACTTAATGTTTAAAATCTACCAGTGGCTGGAGGCCAGACTCCTGCACCTACCattcatttaaaaatatttttgtatgaattAAGtaaatgactgctgtattagagtagtttgatcttgtgtaaacatttttgtgtaaaaaagttttgtaatttttgtgtaaaaagatcgaactactctaatagagcagtcatttacgtaaattatacaaaaaaaattttcacaaaaattatttgcacgaaaataaagcgaattatggtatactgtagctatgttgcCATACATGCCCTGTTCTAGTTGCCCCTAAGTCTTTGTCTACTAAATTATGATAGTCTGGTGTTCCTGCTGCAAGTCCACAAGTTTAAATTCCAGAGGGGGTTGAATCCATACTCCCCTGTTAATGATGTAGTGAATTCATAATGCATACCTGTGACCATTTTTTATGCTGTAACCGAGATCAAAATCAGTGTTACAATTATTGCAATTAGGATTGCAGTTATTCCTCCAGCTATAAAGCAATGGTAATTTTTATAGTGATGTATTTCTACTTGGGTCCAGCTGGTGACAAAGCAGTTGATTGACTTAAGCAATGCTGGATATACTAAAGCTAAGATGACTTGTTCCATGGCTTAGATTTTACCCAGTTATTGATTGTGTTCCAGCATTGGAGTCTAAAGTATTGTTGCTCTAGTATTCTGAAACTCTCCCACTGATGCACAGTGTTTTACTTGGATGTATGCCAGTTATATTAATgaaaacatgtatttcatgagtCATGACTCATAGAAATGGGTAAATGTCATCTTCTATATTTTGGTCTAGCTTTTTTGCtgacctagctgttttgataaaatCATGAAATAGAAGTTTGGAACTTAGCTACTAttaagaggtggtctttgtaaagagggtggtcttaTAAAAAGTTGACCACGAAATGGTCTTATTAAAAAGTATTCAAGTATACATTAGCCATccttgagatctaattacaatgtggtctatTGTACAAGGTGGTGGCCACTAAGCAAGGGTTATACATTTAgatgatgatttgaccatttccaatTTCAGTTCTGGTTTCCATCTCACGCCGACAGTTTCCAATTGCCCATTTTATCACAGCAGTCATAGATAGTAACAGTCATCCTTATCTGTATATGAATCAAAATACTGATCATGATAGTCTTTAACTTGGTAGCCAGTTATATCAGAGCAGTCgtagaatatcttagttataTTACCACTCATCCTCAAATTCGCCTTAGAGTCATGTCAACTAAGATATTGCACTCCTGCTGTAATATAACTATAGCACATCCAAGTAAAAGACTGTGAGCACTTTGATGCACATTTAGCTTGCATAAACACATTATGCTTACACTGCATTTTGATTGCCAACATTGTTGGTGTCTAACACCTTACTGGACAATATGGTAGTTATTGCCAGGGCAATAACTACtttaactaccatattgtcCATTTTTTCAATTATAACTTCACTAGTAGCTGGCACTagttgttgaatggttactgctttagtccaatattaattttgttttctttctatttttttgtctaagttttgtGCTGGTCAGTCTCAAATTCTCTCAATAGCTTTTGGGGACTCTATTGACACCGATGATTGGTGTCAATAGCCTGGGCTTTATTTTAATACTAATTTGTGTACTAAATATGCATGACACAGAGACACAATAATGATTAAGGTGCTGATGGCTAGTGCTTGACATTACACACTACAAAACATGCCTATCAAGTCAATCATCAACACTATTAATTCTAATCAAACCAATGTAAAGTTACCAAACATGTGTTCTCTGTTTACAATTGAAATACTTTGTACTTGACTACTTTAATCATGATCTAGTGTACAGGTGGAAAATTTAGATGGACAAAATATTCGTGAAATTTGCAAATGATGACAACTTTGTGAATAAAAATGTGAATTCGAAAATGGTTTTGTTTTGGTAAAAACTCAATAATTTCTGCCTATATATGTAGTTCTAACTAGTGGCAGTGTAGTGGTCAGCTATATGTGTATGGCTTCTGGTATTATGGCAGTCTAGTGCTAAGTACCTGTACCTGTTTTAATTTTACCTATCatatattatgctatgctgccatgtagggatgcggcgattatgccggcacaatttcgggcataatagttatgtgtgggaatcaggaattatgctagcattttgaggtgattataagtaggaaaatctgcagattgcacagtttcgttaaaaaagatcgagatactctaatagagcagtcagaaactctaatgaacagtcactgaatataatttactctaataaagcagtcacattgaaatggaatactctaatacagcaaccagctaaagaattcaatattatttgaagcttaaacatcaatgaaaatggtctgatacagcaataaactgtcattactagccaattatggtggcataattttgggaataatgggcaattctcaaaagcataataggtgattttttgagcactgctcaaaagcataattctcaatttttggagcataatagcctcatgcctactgcCATGTTAAAAAATTCAGCCCATTGTGTTCATAATTATGTGCTCAAAACTTATGACTTGTTTTGTACCTTCTGAATGGATAGCAATGCTATTGATTTGCATGGAACTGTAAAAATATATTGCTATATATGAATCTTTAATCAACTTACTGTGGCTGTTCAATGTATTACATGCATAATGACTTAATAGTTGTGTCAAATGGTTGCCTGCCAGCTCTATTAAAGATACTAACTACTGTAGAttcaggggtggtggagcaggccaaagagtgagggggccggGTCAACTGTAGGTTGAAGACGGAAAAAAgatcacagcctgctgacaatagctgctctccacactgtaaattgatggtatgactcctgcggtcacTTAGTATGATGATCATACTTTAAAGTGTGATACtcatacttctgaagtatgaTGATCACATTAAGCGactgcaggagtcataccatcagtatgaacttcacacttctgaatttacagtgcaccaattatatctccttatttatgaCTACACATACGTTGCTAAGCAacttgctacactacttctctgaatactgtgactgctctattagagtatccagatcctgactgttctattagagtatctcgatcttttcttgcaaacagtgccCCATAAAAGTGGGAAGCCATGGCCCCTCTGGCCCCCCCGTGTCCACCGCCTATGTGTAGATTGATATTTTGCAGTGAAGCCAGTGCATTTTACAAGCAAGGTTTTATAGCTTAGCATCATTATTCTGcttattatgcttgcattatgcttgATACTTCAAAGCACCTaaaattatgccaacataataggctggtgtctGGTCTATATAGTACACTGCGATGCATGTGCAAGTCAAGCAGGCAGTAATGTCAACTTAACATGTTCATTTTGAAACCCTTTCCTATATTAAAGAATATAAGTTCATAGCAAATCAGCAATGTTGTTGCCTAATAGATTGCATAACTATAAACATATAATTTTTTGCATGCATAAGGCTTCACAACTCTgttcaatggcaaagtgaacctacactACAAGAACTGAGGattaaattttgagcataataggcaaaaaataattttagcactgctcaaaagcaaaataggtaaaATGCATAATAGGCAGGTCCCTaatgttgtgtgtattataCATACCCTCAAAAATAGCTatataggtcatggacatggaGAAAGGTTAGTATGCAGTTTTTAACTACACAGATCTACAGCAGATTTCCTTGTTGTTCAGTGGGAAAATAATGAGATTAATCTGATCAAATATGTGATGGCATATTATTTCAGTTTTTAAAAATGTGCTATCACTGGCTATAATTTATTTAGACTTCAGTGGTTATTGTGACTtgacttctaaggcttcttttgagaTTAGGGGTGCTttctattttagaaaaacataccaccccaaaaacaccttcgctgtaaaaaaggcgcgcccaagaaactacaagtacctggaacccaatgtaaaaaacaaaaagaaaaatcagcttagctgaagtgaaaagtaactggtaacttaaagagctgatatctgaagcggccaagaatacaattactaaagtttaatccatgcaagaacaccttggctataaaacaggtgtatacatgaaagtaactggcaactgaaatggctgatatctgaagcggccaagaatgaatggtcatatacgactaattcaaaaatttaacactgaacctttataattcagctgtgttctatattcactcttgctgaatcgtaaagtaatttcttttaactctaattggttggtaatttggccgcctttttttgctctattatactgactattaaaaaaggcggccaaattaccagccaattagagttaaaagaaattactttacgatgcagcaagagtgaatatagaacacagctgaattataaaggttcagtgttaaatttttgaattagttgtatatgaccattcattcttggccgcttcagatatcagccatttcagttgccagttactttcatgttttatagccaaggtgttcttgcatggattaaacttgatatcagctctttaagttaccagttacttttcacttcagctaagctgatttttctttttcttttttacattgggttccaggtacttgtaatttcttgggcgcaccttttttacagcgaaggtgtttttggggtggatatcactcatttttgtcagtgatagactctacatttggtttaaaaggtaatttttttggaaatgagcaattaacattaatgcagaatattatcttggagagtcagtaaaatccatacataataatgattgtttcataacaccgtaaattcggaagtatgaatttacggtgtagtatgactgttctattagagtaaatttatctttactgcctgtacgtgatgaatatatctcatatctgtgcatgttaaatgcttcagacacctaattaaacttgcaagtgcctaattagttcacagttgctacacagctataaatacatttgtaattgttatcatcataatcatttatcattttataaccattttttaatattttggtcacaacttcaggattagagcagcagagaaaggaatagaggactcaaccatcaagacttgtatatgggagatggaacagcattgcgatggacaatgccggtactaacccctcaagggtgttgcagtacagtatagatgcaagaccagagccttgatcgtcgccttttgactgtggtcacaacttcaggattggagcagcagagaaaggaatggaggactcaatcatcaagactcggggagatggaatagtattgccatggacaatgccagcactaacccctcaaggatgtcacagtgcagtatcgatacaaccactccaaccagtgcataagaccagagctcgatcatcaccttttggctgaaatttttatacttgatgaagcaattaaaacaaaaaagttgtagtacttgtactttcctgagggaacatgtccccagagtcccagactcccttgcctgttcagcagaataataggattgagccttactaccagtTTCACCTTTATccttggcctgaatgtacatatcagcaacataatacagtagctgtagataatgctagttaatgcccctaggcagagctataggggtgggaatttttccctactatcatactatcatagtagttcttctcgcagttctttgcctggccatcatcaactgctgtctatcaactgctgtcaaaacattagtctcgtcccccagacccttcctcaagcatgcttatcacacaaaaataacttagtttagcagtgcacaggcaattattcattgacagcttatactacacttaccgcatttttgaaccatgtataccaccagaatccaccagattgacaactaacacgtgatctatttaggggaaatctcgtggaaagtccctaattaccttaagaggacactcatgatacgtggttttaaattgaatggtttaagaatgtaactggatggtgaggcgtactttaatcggctcgactttactgagaaactcgagcccctcgtgagaaactacatcgcttgagcaacgcttgaaaaagtaagagtcaagaatactgagggactctatgatatatgccggtcttgaatgctaacgaaacgaggagtgaagtttgtgcaacgtgtcacatcgccacacactgattcaccgtgtttgtgcgatagggcttttggacctgtccaccagatgttgaaaggaaattcattccaccacatgttgaaaggaaattcattccaacttgtcagaagttattggtatactcattgttggggtccatggggacatcgatgatcatttaccagtcagctgtaagtaatgtcacaacagaaggaaaggaaccatttccatacccctatggcatactgattttccaggtcagtttatgtacacccaaccacagaaatgtagaactttggttgcaggtggaaaataaacacctttttactcagttacaagagattcacccagctgggataaaatgttgaagtgaatgtcattagtacctacttgcggttcatcaggtattggacaattccaagtgtccagattatgcagttgtccagtttacacgtttaggcaagttccacaacatcctataatctattactatatcagtgtggaataatgcttatataatatttttcatattccaggctttaggtatgtgtattgtatttaacacctgcatgttggtttttgcaggccatctggtcatactggtttatccactagcagttgaatgtgatcatggtacatatgtaagttgagaccatgcaggaacaaagatagaggtgtcatgaatttcaggtcagttgacattcagaggaattgtattattgcaattgttctttttgtagttatcaattatcagtgaccagtttgtgatagcgtacttttgtttgactaatgaccaaatgttctggtttacatgcttacccaacagttatgttactcacttaacctgcatatgggatatatatttttagttcattttgattattcatcctttattggtacagcctggcatattgattttttgcacattctctttttaattcagtggctgctggattgtttcgtcagatatcgaaacagatgtctttggtgttgcaaccgatgttccaggtcagtttgcgtgtgtgtttaatttaaggttgacttcagtgcctgcttattcttttacaggtctcggtattgagtgtcatgaatttcaggtcagttgacgtacagaagaattgtattattgcaattgttgtttttgcagttatcaattatcactgtatactagtgatgtgaatttgcaggtcagtctactcagatgtatcaggcatagtgttgatgggttcgaacaagtatccagtgtagactgtagtggcataaagggtgttaatttccaggtcagtttacatgtgatgttagtgattttttcctagtacccagatattaagtgtattgtatttaatgcccacctgttatgtttttaaattatggtatatcagtgtagacagtgcaacagtaagccttctgtgttgtagtaactatttgtttcataatattatgctgttgtcccggaatggcacaatttttgggcaaccagtgtgaagtccggtggtacaaacattgtattatgaccaagttgtgatagcgtacttttgtttgactaatgtcctaatgttctggtttgactaatgtcctaatgttctggtttaacatgcttacccaacagttatgctattcattcacttagcctgggatataatttttgttcatttcgattatccatgctattattgacacagcccggcatattgattttttgtacattctcttttaattcagtgcctgctggattgtgtcatcagatatcgaaacaagtgtttttggtgttgcgaccgatgttccaggtcagttgcatgagtgtttaatttaaggttaacttcagtgcctgcttattcttttacaagtctcagtatcgtcatgctgacatacaagaaatcatcactattgttggaactatttttagtcaagtcttgatgtgatgttaattaacgttgttacacattgttgtatgtttaccatatggcaagaaattatcatggccatcatgaaatttgaatattgtgtaagttgtgtggaccaaccccaactcatacatggtcactggcaaaccacgaaccacattcgagccacaacaccaaccacattcgagcaatccattacaaaattttgttgcaccatttgtgtgtgcataatacttaatgaaagccacaacacaagctacatggtacacactacatagaggtggtaacccctaaaggcttgttaccttttgtattcaccttatcggcctttgtggttaatctattaaaatttacatgtaaatagagaattgaagagtatgcttaaagcaccttcgctagtgattttgttcttcaaaccatataagacaactggcgatttataaacgctcgcatggggtgtggtactaaatggaatttaaaagatttctgcttaaaacgccatccctagggaacttacggttcagcacgctgtcacaacttgtttatcaggcattagagtttgtgtccacgtcgtgtctttaaaagttattgtagggattagaggttgattgaagaaaatacgcgtataggcaaaccaggattggataatgtcagtgctagatggactatacaaacacagctatgttgactggttgactggtataatgtgacagtagttgtaacataaggtagagaaataaagtgaaatacgcctattttttattttgcgatggttacttttttattatagcgaggtcgcaagaaaactataatgactcctaaagattttttatcacgtaacgcaatacaaatctattgagagatgttgcgtaatctaggactaatattgcgaaaccggccctacacgtaaataactcacagtagtggccgcgcgtcttttaattgggtgtgcgctttgtagtttcttggccacgcgactcactaccgtgagtcttgatattgtGAACCACTATAGTGGTTCATGATTAAATAATATGTAGTTAtgtgggcacaatgtggagtctatggaaTTTATAAACCTGCATGAAGGCCTGAGTCTGTGGTGCACAAGCAAAGTGTGGGCATTACTAAGGGCCAGCCTGAGTGTAATACTGTAAATTCCATAGACTCCTTATTGTGTCCGTATAACTGCCATAGACTCTATTTTACATCACCTTTAGTTACCTCTTCCATGACAGTTTCTGCTGTAGCATCAGTGTATCTTTTGTGATAATAGTAGCACCATGGCAACCATGCATGCTCAAGTGACACAATGTAGCACCTCAATACATATACTTATaggattttgagcatattattgtcatagataatctatggTTAAATTACACTTGAAggtgtggagtatattagaaaacaaggtggagtgcATGAGATTTATTACCTACCCAATATATAGTCTAATTCTTGTTGTTACAATACAGCTTTTGTTTTCATACAGCAATAGAATCCTGAGAAGGCCAAATACACTACAGATGATTTGCACGTAAATAAAGAGAAGAATGATGTGAGTAGTTGGCAGCTATCTAACAAGCAGTTATTTATTCTCCATGAGTAGGAAAACACTGTCATTCCATTCACTTCTTAATGTCGATACTCATCAGACACACGGCCTGTTGAACATCAGCCCATCACACCCAACCCCACCTTCCAGCAAAATTAATATCAACATCTATATGTGTAACAGAGTTTTTATTATACCATACACTATCACAAGACAAAAAGTCACTCATCCTATAAGTAGTTGGATACAGAAATGTTTTCATGTAGTACTAAGCCGCATGCACTGTATATTTATTTCATTTACTGCATGTATTTTGAGATTTGTTTGAATATTATCATAGTGTATATTTCTGTTGGAATTTTTCTACCACTTCAACTGTGTTGGGAATGGGGGAATCTACATGGCTTTTAACACCTAGATTATTGCTACAACAAGACTCCCTAAAAATTTAAGTGCATGGGTAATAAAAACCCATTCTTGAGTAGCTTTCATAACATTTTGTTTTTTGAATTTGCTGAGTTCACAGTAGATACGCAAGGGCGTAAgcagggggggttcggatggttcggacgaacccccttttcagaggcagaattttttaaattaaaaatcacaccaaatcttacagctctggagctctccggtagctacttgcccactggcgctcctctgtactactcttgagggtcacatcacattaatgctgaaccatatctattgaatcacgtgatcaaaTGCGCACGTGATGCATTGttgaaatggcgaaggactgttaAATGGTTGGTTgggacatattacaaggcagcagctgctaaacttgagtggtcgtgttatacatgtgtcaggttagcacaaactgtgaactgttgatgtatatttacttgatgaatgatttctttgttacatgttgtgagCACGtcatgtctcgaacatattggaatacaagccaagtctgaagttattgaacatcaacaggaggaccggcctAGAAtattgtatagctggaaagaagtattgccaactaagggactcgagtgtggagggcttccgtgtgctacgaagttgaagttggctgtcagtatgctgtctggaagtgaagattagttagttttgaataggtttatagtttctataagcggCATaaacatcagtgtgtaggttttagctagttagatgcacaaacagcaccttttattgttactgcctaagggcacattttgtgtatgcatcattttcgacCCAAcgtggtctaggggaagcacccaggccttccccttaagacattccactAAATCGAACCCCCATTCAAAATAATCCTGGATACGTACCATTATAGTAAAAGTGtattgtatacatacacattatGCTATCACCTGTATAGTATTCACATTCATCAGTCTGGATATTAGTTCTATATCAGAGATATCATTACCAGAAATATGAAGTTGTATGCTTGTATTAACTTCAATGGCTTCAGTTAATTTCTTTCCACCTTCACTATGGATGTTATTGCTACTCAAGTTGAGTTCTTTTTAGGAATTATTAACCTTCAAAGAGTCGCCCATGGCCAGCTCCATCATTAAATATATCATTACATGAAATATTAAGGTTTTGTGAACTTGTGTTGACTTTCATGGCTTCAGTTAATTTCTTTCCTCCTACACTATGAATGTTATTCATACTCATATTGAGTTCTTTCAAGGAATcgttacttttcagacagtcACTGATGGTCACTGCTCCATCATCACATAACTGGTTATCTGAAATATCAAGTTTTGGAATCGGTAAGGTTTTAAATGCTTTAAAATTTCTTCCAATAAAATTTTTACTCACATTAATTTCTTGTATTGCACATTCCTTCTTAAGTGACTTTAGCATACACTGAGCATTTGATACTGTCTCGATTGGCTGGACATATTCTTCAGTGTAATTAAAATCAAAACCACTCGCATGATTGGGATTATCAACTGTTTTGTTAAACAAAAATTTTGTTGTCTTCATACAGAAATTGCTAACTACATCATTCCAAGATGTATGAATATATGTTAAAGCTGTGTAGTGTAAACTATTAACATGCTCCTGAAGTCTTACATGATCAGATTTAGTAATGTTATTATATGTTGCATTAAGAACTTGCAGTGAGGTGGTGTTTGAAACTTCTATAATAGACAACAACCCATTAATACTAATATAATTTTTAGAGATATCAAGGTGTAGTAGTGATGAATTAGATGTGATGGCTTTAGCTATTTGTATTACTCCTTCATCAGTCATTTCATTGTGTGAAATATTGAGTTCTGACAGAGAGTTTGGAACATTGAGACAATTTCAATTATTGCATGTTGTTTGTGAGTTTGTCTCACAATTTGTGTGAATATTTTTGTGTTGTATGTTTCTTCTATTACTTCAACTTCATTGGGATTAGGAAATTGACATGGCTTTTAACATCcagatcaagactcacggtagtgaatcgcgaggccaagaagcacaaagcgcacgtccacaataataaacacgcgaccactactgtgagtcatttacatgagggatcgattacgc contains:
- the LOC136263186 gene encoding uncharacterized protein isoform X3 — its product is MNFSGCWIVSSDIETDVFGVATDVPGLGIECHEFQVSLLRCIRHSVDGFEQVSSVDCSGIKGVNFQCLLDCVIRYRNKCFWCCDRCSSNRILRRPNTLQMICT
- the LOC136263186 gene encoding uncharacterized protein isoform X1, which translates into the protein MNFSGCWIVSSDIETDVFGVATDVPGLGIECHEFQVSLLRCIRHSVDGFEQVSSVDCSGIKGVNFQCLLDCVIRYRNKCFWCCDRCSSLSIVMLTYKKSSLLLELFLVKS
- the LOC136263186 gene encoding uncharacterized protein isoform X2 → MSLVLQPMFQVSVLSVMNFSYQLSLYTSDVNLQVSLLRCIRHSVDGFEQVSSVDCSGIKGVNFQCLLDCVIRYRNKCFWCCDRCSSLSIVMLTYKKSSLLLELFLVKS